In the genome of Cryptococcus deuterogattii R265 chromosome 6, complete sequence, one region contains:
- a CDS encoding AGC protein kinase has translation MTLVNHASVDAQSEAAASLPEEACPIEEASDDIKKPSSIHRAEETYRAQNPPLTPKRQASTSEASRKSNRYMTKLEDFELIRVLGKGCAGRVLLVKHSQHNTIHAMKAISKRSVFTHDELKHTMTEVSILRRIAVQEPHNRFVSKLHCSFTDQENFYFVMEFYPGGDLATQMEIYGILGDHMTRFYASDITQGLEDLHRHGIIVRDLKPENILLNAKGHAVLADFGLSKKFAYRGDPKPVRVVTYPGQEELPVWAGKGAGSYRSQPGGGGKLVVDKAHSFVGTSEYLSPEVVKRGDYSYAVDWWALGCIVFEGVVGRVPFRKGDEDPPVALWNKILYDSWDDCFRDPKLARYTPDRTTYEFIDALLQKDPMRRITEPYVKQHEYFSMIDWSTVQRGEYQDPHGLHIHPTAEYNTRYFPKLCLQEHPSIDMSTHDLRDYVFSSGKRTPMNDNALYKLELARYRKELDAFNWSRDWEIVSVGESEAEMESEVGSDFIEEPVVDQWAEKQGEVDRLIEGAADYEEDTFDRNLTPATSKSLSLSVDCPDPSESRSLHVPPTISPENTPVAPNLSLPSTTSEFDAATFSPAATFGLPAPATEGLVNSILSVQPKANHEDKGNEVKTPFMELALKQLESLGTEITIATKNNTPMVKDAEVVSEEITDAQVKQLDNLSTDMESANGIQDGSNDMDSTEEFLSPSRSLSSHAPSNEELIPLVPAPPVPTSFIPPFIPAQPGSILDPLPSQAMANPHPPPTTVYDTLDLPTDLPLSGLSVSDVISVPSLSAGPASPRLVRRHLRRKSEISIPLARLSVEVHGTLTRLEDEEWEELAPNKEGIPTAPNGGPGTPYFFRSFTGLRHKPSTLVSSSLRRHYGPGSDVSSHGSSASPIKTNRIDLKGRKLFGGRKSIENTKRALKGLKTFPRLKSLTREWGKDRAGVARPVLSLRSLPSSVPRCPNVRVNNEGSSLDAPGRQAPITRPDNARNETEIGWIDRHLKRAKPSSAPASQLRGISSSYKSHSDEQREAARVREQQDISTPRLEVEEPKPIVWGF, from the exons ATGACGCTTGTTAACCATGCTTCTGTTGACGCACAAAGTGAAGCTGCTGCCAGCCTTCCAGAAGAAGCCTGCCCaattgaagaagcttctgATGACATCAAAAAACCATCAAGCATCCATAGAGCTGAAGAAACATACAGGGCCCAGAATCCACCACTCACTCCAAAACGTCAGGCAAGCACATCAGAAGCGTCTAGGAAAAGCAACCGCTATATGACGAAATTGGAGGATTTCGAGCTGATCCGCGTGCTGGGTAAAGGTTGTGCCGGTAGA GTGTTGCTTGTCAAGCACTCCCAACACAATACCATCCACGCGATGAAAGCTATATCAAAGCGTTCTGTGTTCACTCATGATGAGCTGAAACACACAATGACAGAAGTATCCATCCTCCGTCGTATCGCTGTACAAGAACCACATAATCGTTTCGTCTCAAAACTCCATTGCTCTTTTACGGACCAAGAAAACTTCTACTTTGTTATGGAATTCTATCCAGGGGGAGATCTAGCGACACAAATGGAGATCTATGGTATCTTAGGGGATCACATGACACGATTCTACGCATCAGACATCACACAAGGATTGGAAGACTT ACATCGTCATGGTATCATCGTCCGCGACCTCAAGCCTGAGAACATCCTCCTTAATGCAAAGGGCCATGCTGTTTTGGCAGACTTTGGTCTCAGTAAGAAGTTTGCTTACAGAGGAGACCCCAAACCCGTACGCGTTGTGACATATCCtggacaagaagaattACCTGTTTGGGCTGGCAAGGGTGCTGGAAGCTACAGGTCACAGCcgggtggaggaggaaaatTGGTTGTTGATAAAGCTCACAGTTTC GTTGGCACATCAGAATATTTG TCTCCTGAAGTTGTGAAGCGCGGGGATTATTCGTATGCCGTAGACTGGTGGGCGTTGGGTTGTATTGTTTTTGAAGGGGTGGTAGGACGAGTTCCGTTCCGAAAAGGAGACGAAGACCCCCCT GTGGCCTTATGGAACAAGATATTATATGATTCATGGGACGACTGTTTCAGAGATCCCAAGCTGGCTAGGTATACCCCTGATCGGACAACATATGAATTCATTGACGCT CTTTTACAGAAGGATCCTATGAGAAGGATTACGGAACCTTACGTGAAGCAACACGAATACTTCTCTATGAT CGACTGGAGCACGGTTCAGCGCGGCGAATACCAGGATCCGCACGGTCTCCACATCCACCCCACCGCAGAATACAATACTCGATACTTTCCTAAACTTTGCCTGCAAGAACATCCCTCTATCGACATGTCCACTCATGACCTACGCGACTACGTGTTCAGTAGTGGGAAGCGTACTCCCATGAATGACAACGCCTTATACAAACTCGAACTGGCAAGATATCGAAAAGAGCTGGACGCATTTAACTGGTCGAGAGATTGGGAGATTGTTTCGGTTGGTGAAAGCGAGGCCGAGATGGAGAGTGAGGTAGGAAGTGATTTTATTGAAGAACCTGTTGTCGATCAGTGGGCAGAAAAGCAGGGCGAAGTAGACAGATTAATTGAAGGGGCAGCTGATTACGAGGAAGACACTTTTGATCGAAACCTCACTCCAGCAACTTCAAAGAGCTTATCCTTATCAGTTGACTGTCCCGATCCTTCTGAGTCGAGATCTCTTCATGTGCCCCCAACAATCTCACCGGAAAACACCCCAGTCGCCCCCAATTTGTCTTTACCCTCGACGACTTCAGAGTTCGACGCCGCTACGTTCTCGCCTGCAGCTACTTTTGGCTTACCCGCGCCTGCAACCGAAGGGCTCGTCAACTCTATTCTGTCCGTACAACCCAAGGCTAACCATGAAGACAAAGGGAATGAAGTGAAGACACCCTTCATGGAACTTGCTCTCAAGCAACTAGAGTCCCTAGGGACTGAAATCACGATTGCGACGAAGAATAATACTCCGATGGTCAAAGATGCGGAAGTAGTGTCTGAAGAGATAACAGACGCTCAAGTCAAGCAACTTGATAATTTGTCTACTGACATGGAGTCTGCGAATGGAATTCAGGATGGTTCCAATGATATGGATAGCACAGAGGAGTTTCTCTCACCCTCCAGATCGCTCTCTTCCCACGCTCCATCCAATGAGGAACTCATACCTTTGGTTCCAGCTCCTCCCGTACCTACCAGCTTTATTCCCCCTTTCATCCCGGCTCAGCCAGGATCTATTCTTgaccctcttccttcccaagCCATGGCaaatccacatcctcctcccaccaCTGTATATGACACTCTTGATCTTCCAACGGACCTACCCTTGTCGGGTCTGTCTGTATCAGACGTCATTTCTGTCCCTTCCCTCAGCGCTGGTCCCGCATCTCCACGGCTCGTTAGACGTCATTTGCGCAGAAAGAGCGAGATTTCTATCCCACTTGCTCGCCTCAGCGTTGAGGTACATGGCACGCTAACTCgcttggaagatgaagaatgggaggagCTAGCCCCGAACAAGGAAGGTATTCCAACAGCACCCAATGGTGGTCCCGGTACTCCTTACTTTTTTCGTAGCTTCACAGGCCTGCGGCATAAACCGTCCACCCTAGTATCCTCGTCGTTGAGGAGACATTATGGCCCTGGCTCCGATGTTTCATCCCATGGTTCCTCTGCAAGTCCCATTAAGACGAATCGCATAGATCTCAAAGGGCGGAAATTATTTGGAGGGAGAAAATCAATCGAGAATACGAAAAGGGCCCTTAAAGGGTTGAAGACCTTTCCGCGTTTGAAATCCTTGACTCGAGAGTGGGGGAAAGACCGGGCAGGAGTCGCAAGACCTGTATTATCGTTACGAAGCCTGCCGTCATCAGTTCCCCGTTGTCCTAACGTTAGAGTTAACAATGAAGGTAGTTCGCTTGATGCTCCGGGAAGGCAGGCTCCGATAACAAGGCCAGATAATGCGAGGAACGAAACTGAAATAGGCTGGATTGATCGACATCTCAAGAGGGCAAAGCCATCATCAGCGCCAGCTTCACAGTTACGCggcatctcatcttcctaCAAGAGCCATTCAGATGAGCAGAGGGAAGCTGCTAGGGTGAGGGAACAGCAAGACATTAGTACCCCAAGACTAGAAGTGGAGGAACCCAAGCCCATCGTCTGGGGATTCTAG